The genomic interval GGCTCTTCTAACAATAAAGCTGTAGAAATCTATAACCCTACTAGTGAGGCAATAGATTTAAGTAGCTATACAATTGGCCGCTATTCTAATGGCTCTGCTGAAGTTTCTGACGAAATGAATTTGTCAGGATCAATTGGCGCAGGAGAAACCTGGATAGTTACCAATTCTGACACTAATTCAACTAATGAGTTTGGTTATATTATGGTTGAACTTTACAACATGGCCGATCAATGGGCTCCTGTTTACCCGTCTCCATTATACATGAATGGAAATGATGCCATGACACTTTCTAAAAATGGAACTATCGTTGACATTATTGGAAAAATTGGCGAGGATCCTGGTGATGCTTGGACAGATGATGCAACAGCAGGTTTTACTGATGCCAATGGTGGTGCTTGGTGGACAAAAAACCACACTCTTATCAGAAAGGCAAGTGTGAAGTCTGGTGTTACAAGCAGCCCTATTCTTTTCGACCCTTCTGCTGAATGGGATTCATTGTCTATCAATACATGGACACAGCTTGGCTCTCATACTTGCGACTGTTCATCTGGTTCTACATCAATTGATGAAAACTCAACTTCTTTTGTGTTGTATCCTAACCCTGCAACGAATAATCAAACGATTAACATTAGTGCTAACAAATCAATTAGAACTTTCGAACTATTCAACGCTCTTGGTCAAAAAGTTGAAATCAACTATTCAAATTCTAATCTTCAAGCTTACATCTACACTCAGAACTTAAACAGTGGATTTTACAGCTTGTCCATTATCTTTGATGATAATAGCGTCAAGACCAGCTCTATTGTCATAAACTAAAACTATTAATTTAAAGTGCTGATAGAAAACTATCAGCACTTTTTTTTTATTTAAATTCAATGAAACTCCAACTCATATTATTGTTTTGTTTTGCATCAATAATGGGAGCTTTAGCACAGACACGTGTAAGCGGCACCGTTACAGACAATACTACAAACGACCCTCTTTTTGGAGCAACAATAGCCTACAACGGAAAAGGAATTATTAGTGATTTTGATGGTAAATTTGCATTTGTTTCCAGCGAGAAATCTTTAGAAATCACTATCTCATACGTTGGTTATGAAAAAGTAGTCAAAAAATTGACTCTCAATGGCAAACCCATAAAGTTAGATGTCAAACTGAATACTATTCTTCTAAATGAAGTACAAGTTGTTGCCGATGTGGCTATTGATAGAAAAACGCCTGTCGCTTTTTCTACCATACCTCTCAAAAAGATTAACGAAGAGTTGGCTTCACAAGACATACCTATGGTGCTAAACTCTACCCCTGGCGTTTATGCTACACAGCAAGGTGGTGGTGATGGTGATGCTCGAATTACAATTAGAGGGTTTAATCAACGTAATGTAGCTGTTATGATTGATGGTATTCCTGTTAATGATATGGAAAACGGTTGGGTGTATTGGTCCAATTGGTTTGGTTTAGATGCAGTAACTAGCAATATTCAAGTTCAACGAGGACTTGGTGCTTCTAAAATAGCTATCCCATCGGTTGGCGGCACAATGAATTTACTCACTAAAGGTATTGAGAGTCGTAAGGGTGGCAGCTTCAAACAAGAAGTTGATTCTTATGGTAAACTGAGGACCTCGCTTGGCTACAACTCGGGAAAACTAAAGAATGGATGGGGGTTTACCTTTGCAGGATCGTATAAAAGAGGAAGAGGTTTTGTTGAAGAGACTTTTAGTGAAGGTTTCTTTTATTACGCTAAAGTACAGAAGAGTTTAGGTAAACATACACTTAGCTTATCGGCACTTGGCGCACCACAACAGCACGGACAACGTTCGTATAAAAGCGATATCGCAACATACTCCAGCGAGTATGCAAACGACTTAGGTATAAACGATACTTTGTTTGGTGATTACTCTAATAAAGGAATTAACTACAACAAACATTGGGGAAATTTAAACCGTTGGGAGCTTGACGCAAATGGTGACACTATTTCGAACACAGAAACATTAAACTCAAAGAAAAATTATTACCACAAACCTCAATTTTCACTTCGTGACTTTTGGGCCGTAAGTGATAAATTTTACGTCTCAAACATTGCCTACGTATCAATTGGAAATGGTGGGGGGACAAATCTTAGTGGTAACACAAACAATCTAGACTCTAATGGGCAATACAATTTTCAAGACGCTTATAATTTCAACCATACTAACATCAACCCACTTTATAGTTCAACTGAAAAAGCATCAGATACTTATTTGTTAAGTTCAAGAAATAACCATTATTGGTATGGCGCCTTATCGACATTAAACTATCAACTCAGCAATCCTATTACCCTTTCAGGAGGGGTAGATTTACGTTATTATAAAGGAGAGCATTACAGAGAAGTTTACGACTTATTAGGTGGCGACTATGCTATTGATGAAGGCAATAATTTACTACAAGAAAGTCAAATCAAAAGAGTCGGTGATAGAGTTGGTTATCATAATGATGGCATCGTAAAATGGTCTGGTCTATTCACTCAACTTGAATATAGCAATGATAAATTAAGTGCATTTTTAAACCTATCAGGCTCAAACTCTGCTTACAAAAGAATTGACTACTTTAAAAAGAAAGACCTTATTTTAGATGACACCACTTATGTAGAAGCTTTAGGAACTTCTGTGTTAACAGAAATCGTGTATGATGAAGCCGGTAATATCATTGGAGCTGTAAAAAGTATGAAAGAAGACACTATTATTCATAATGGTGTAGCATACACGATGAATTCGGCGGAAGCTCAAAGAGCTGAAACCTCATGGAAGTGGATAAGAGGAATGACTGTTAAAATGGGTGCTAATTACAACATTGACTTCAACAACAATGTCTTTTTCAATATTGGATACATCTCTAAAGCGCCTCGCTTTAATAATATCTACGATTATTCAAATAACCTATATCGAGATATTGAAAACGAAATAGTAAAAGCCGTTGAAGGAGGTTATTCCTATCGCTCGACTTCATTTTCTGCTAACTTAAACGGTTATTACACTCGTTGGGAAAACAAACCCTCCAATGGTGGAGTAACTATTATGCTAGA from Flavobacteriales bacterium carries:
- a CDS encoding TonB-dependent receptor — encoded protein: MGALAQTRVSGTVTDNTTNDPLFGATIAYNGKGIISDFDGKFAFVSSEKSLEITISYVGYEKVVKKLTLNGKPIKLDVKLNTILLNEVQVVADVAIDRKTPVAFSTIPLKKINEELASQDIPMVLNSTPGVYATQQGGGDGDARITIRGFNQRNVAVMIDGIPVNDMENGWVYWSNWFGLDAVTSNIQVQRGLGASKIAIPSVGGTMNLLTKGIESRKGGSFKQEVDSYGKLRTSLGYNSGKLKNGWGFTFAGSYKRGRGFVEETFSEGFFYYAKVQKSLGKHTLSLSALGAPQQHGQRSYKSDIATYSSEYANDLGINDTLFGDYSNKGINYNKHWGNLNRWELDANGDTISNTETLNSKKNYYHKPQFSLRDFWAVSDKFYVSNIAYVSIGNGGGTNLSGNTNNLDSNGQYNFQDAYNFNHTNINPLYSSTEKASDTYLLSSRNNHYWYGALSTLNYQLSNPITLSGGVDLRYYKGEHYREVYDLLGGDYAIDEGNNLLQESQIKRVGDRVGYHNDGIVKWSGLFTQLEYSNDKLSAFLNLSGSNSAYKRIDYFKKKDLILDDTTYVEALGTSVLTEIVYDEAGNIIGAVKSMKEDTIIHNGVAYTMNSAEAQRAETSWKWIRGMTVKMGANYNIDFNNNVFFNIGYISKAPRFNNIYDYSNNLYRDIENEIVKAVEGGYSYRSTSFSANLNGYYTRWENKPSNGGVTIMLDDEPIKANINGMDALHKGIEMDLAYKLNDKLTIEGLMSLGDWTWQSKDSVRFYDDNNNAVIDDFGNEVVESFDAVGVHVGDAAQTQFGMSIRYEPLDHIYLKVRGTYFDDYYSDFDPLSLDGENARRESWKIPSYSLVDFHAGYTLKLNKKTKINFRISVLNALNEVYISDAQNNDSYNADYSEFDAKSAGVFFGMGRRINLSAKLTF
- a CDS encoding lamin tail domain-containing protein; translation: MKSILSFILTLSTFTLVAQDCSELFFSEYVEGSSNNKAVEIYNPTSEAIDLSSYTIGRYSNGSAEVSDEMNLSGSIGAGETWIVTNSDTNSTNEFGYIMVELYNMADQWAPVYPSPLYMNGNDAMTLSKNGTIVDIIGKIGEDPGDAWTDDATAGFTDANGGAWWTKNHTLIRKASVKSGVTSSPILFDPSAEWDSLSINTWTQLGSHTCDCSSGSTSIDENSTSFVLYPNPATNNQTINISANKSIRTFELFNALGQKVEINYSNSNLQAYIYTQNLNSGFYSLSIIFDDNSVKTSSIVIN